A region of Paramormyrops kingsleyae isolate MSU_618 chromosome 17, PKINGS_0.4, whole genome shotgun sequence DNA encodes the following proteins:
- the frya gene encoding protein furry homolog isoform X2, translated as MPGQQELETLRRRVMDVYWGLGRHSPAGMEGTTMCWSKARFISFIKDLASPVGNGYAKAPPIPVSSVPGEKEPPAMLPLSVDPESRPGEYVLKSLFANFATMAERKIRIVMAEPLEKPLTKSLQRGEDPQFDQLISTMSSLAEYCLPSMLRTLFDWYKRQNGMEDESHEYRPRANTKSKNDEQQKDFLLERRDLAIDFIFSLVLIEVLKQIPLHPVLDSLILEVINLAFKHFKYKEGYHGPSVVNMHIVADLYAEVIGVLAQSRFPAVKKKFMAELKELRQKEQSPAVVQSTVSLIMGVKFFRIKMYPVEDFEASFQFMQECAQYFLEVKDKDIKHSLAGLFVEILVPVAAAVKNEVNVPCLRNFVETLYDITLDLSTRKKHSLALYPLVTCLLCVSQKQLFLSRWHVFLNNCLSNLKNKDPKMARVALESLYRLLWVYMIRIKCESNTATQSRLNTIISNLFPKGSRSVVPRDMPLNIFVKIIQFIAQERLDYAMKEIIFDLLCVGKPMKAFNLNPERMNIGLRAFLVIADNLQQKDGEPPMPNTGATLPSGNTLRVKKTYLSKTLTEEEAKLIGMAMYYSQVRKAIDSILRHLDKEVGRCMMLTNVQMLNKEPEDMITGERKPKIDLFRTCVAAIPRILPDGMSKLELIDLLARLTVHMDDELRLIAQNSLQSLLLDFPDWREDVLFGFTSFVLREVQDTHQGLLDSSLKLLLQLLTQWRMALQTPSKAHEAARARSSELLQSGPSSQGPHGLVLHAVEGLALVLLCSCQTGTRKLAVTILKEIRCLFATIGQAEDDDKPMIEVLDQLSSAALESFVHVTVSDSANLMLGHQVDLLGLVEWNAVLVNSPYDVRSPSHVWIFAQSVKDPWVLCLYSFLRQDGLPKHCPTALSYAWPYAFTRLQLLMPQVDPTNPLYAKKTSSASGGDNLVTLWRNYLILCLGVAKPSIMSPGHLRASMPEITAITPDGNVGCDTKVIGMPSVACLLKQLVLLMRAESIEVTESLVLGLGRTNTLVFRELIEELHPLMKEALERRPENKKRRERRDLLRLQLLRIFELLADAGVISDSTNGALERDSLALGALFLEYVDLTRMLLEAENDKDMDVLKDIRAHFSAMVANLIQCVPVHHRRFLFPQQSLRHHLFILFSQWAGPFSVMFTPLDRYSDRNHQITRYQYSALKAMSAVLCCGPVFDNVGLSPDGYLYKWLDNILACQDLRVHQLGCEVVILLLELNPDQANLFNWAVDRCFTGSYHLASGCFKAIATVCGSRNYPCDLVTLLNLVLFKASDTNREIYEISMQLMQILEAKLSVYSKRLKDQKSSSILYGTHGPLAPLYSISLSQLSSQLARMYPQLTLPLFSEVSQRFPTTHPNGRQIMLTYLLPWLHNIELVDSGLLPQASRPCSPEGGASSRPGKEDPSHHWLRGSGWGSLQATSLVLNNLMFMTAKYGDDIPGPEMENAWNALVSNDMWGSNLRTVLQFLISLCGVSSDTPLLPYIKKVVVYLCRNNTILTMEELVLELQQTEPVNPVVLHCDNPPFYRFAASNKSSAAASGSTSSNNTVVVGQESFVDADEMKVTRENEDKFSNKIRVYNRLESRYSNSSGGSYDEEKNDPLPPYASWLMTVLETNQPHPLPMPTNGGCWAPLVDYLPETITPRGPLHRCNIAVIFMTEMVVDHSVREDWALHLPLLLHALFLGLDHYRPEVFEHSKRLLLHLLITLSCNNNFQVIASVLLLTREITASKTLTSRASYQPEYLCTGGFDFLRECQASPVPDSGLSSSSTSSSISLGSSSGNLPQTSQETDDLEESPAEADEKTNKLMEFLTTRPFGPLWCHEDITPKNQNCKSTEQLSNFLRHILSVFKESKSDFHLEKQLSDVALQTALYSSSRHYAGRSFQIFRALQQPLSARAVSDLLSRLVEVVGEHGDDMQGYVMEVLLTLESVVDNLAECLKNNDLMAVLSRAASPDFLSNAKLRSNRKSTGQLDLYQQGAGMSRAERDRHQRSYSVPKKFGEDDRFSDPPSSTPLERIQASGQLGSLTKAHSLASCKDSVGDPASINHPCNLLATIFWVAVSLMESDFEFEYQMALRMLHKLLSHMPLDQPENREKLEKLQAQLQWNGFTGLQQLLLKGFTSAATLDLTLQLFRQLTPVSRVPVVDTSQAIGFPLNVLCLLPHLVQQFDTPTLFCKDVAERIAQVCLEENNTKLANLAHVMTLYKTHSYTRDSFSWVSVVCRYLHEAFCDITLNMVTYMAELLEKGLPSMQQSLLQIIYSLLSHMDLGGVQVKPFNMEVLKTIEKFVQTPHWKEALNILKLVVSRSASLVLPSYTHGDLSHVDVGRVWDGSSKALPGKTLDFHFDISETPVIGRRYDDLQGSPGRNGKSRPVTVTRSTSSTSSGSNSNSVLVPVSWKRPQLSQKRTREKLVNVLSLCGQEVGLAKHPSVIFSSCGELDLPDHQPSLVSSEDGAREPDNMDDTTSEQQFRVFRDFDFLDVELEDGEGESVDNFNWGARRRSMDSLDQGDSLPPLEERQHLGSMPSLGQPAPEDSDESSEAESLTASQILSHSQIRQSARTLAVFRQIMNLSPTEEASHTDSLSTSFDTTSAEPLSLNTRTPSLEISPPEDLNQPTDVSGDDDDTNAHEDGLSLSISDLVPGFHGGTSIVLDMGCGEQDLDPGLLTSLAEEDKDELLESRSSPLPSPFFSAILAAFQPAACDDAEEAWRCHINQLASDMDGSCAAYTFHIFSSLFQNIQKKFCSLTCDAAGYLGDSLRGIGAKFVRSSQMLTCSECPTLFVDADTIISYGLLEKLKFSVLELQEYLDTYNNRKEAAVSWLRNCKASFPKASGNRVITCQPRDSEEKQLELCQRLYKLHFQLLLLFQSYCKLIGQVYAISSVPELLNMSQELSDLKSNLRAAAASVVAKESPSLDPIFSSSEAAVQAVLESLKNNQLTATIQYIRHCRRTWPNDIFGSNSEDEVQTLLNIYFRHQTLGQTGTFALVGSDQDMSHICVKLMELNSEIRDMIHQAQGYRVVGTYLPDSSVSGTSL; from the exons ATCAAGATGTACCCCGTGGAGGACTTCGAGGCCTCCTTCCAGTTCATGCAG GAGTGTGCTCAGTACTTCCTGGAAGTAAAGGACAAAGACATCAAGCACTCCTTAGCTGGCCTCTTCGTGGAAATTTTAGTTCCCGTGGCAGCG GCTGTGAAAAACGAGGTGAATGTACCCTGTCTGAGGAACTTTGTGGAGACCCTCTATGACATCACTCTGGACCTGTCAACCAGGAAGAAGCACTCACTG gccCTGTACCCTCTGGTGACCTGCCTGCTATGTGTCAGCCAGAAGCAGCTCTTCCTCAGTCGGTGGCACGTCTTCCTCAACAACTGCCTCTCCAACCTGAAG AATAAGGACCCCAAAATGGCCCGGGTGGCTCTGGAATCGCTGTACCGCCTCCTCTGGGTTTACATGATCCGAATCAAATGTGAGAGCAACACAGCGACCCAGAG CCGACTCAACACCATCATCTCAAACCTGTTCCCCAAGGGGTCCCGTAGCGTGGTTCCTAGGGACATGCCGCTCAACATCTTCGTCAAGATCATCCAGTTTATTGCACAG GAAAGACTTGACTATGCCATGAAAGAGATCATCTTTGACCTACTTTGTGTTGGCAAACCAATGAAAGCTTTCAACCTTAACCCAGAG AGGATGAACATTGGCCTCAGAGCATTCCTGGTTATTGCCGACAACTTGCAGCAGAAGGATGGAGAGCCCCCCATGCCGAACACCGGGGCCACACTGCCCTCAGGAAATACACTCAGGGTGAAGAAGACCTATCTGAGTAAGACCCTGACTGAGGAAGAAGCCAAACTCATCG GCATGGCCATGTACTATTCGCAGGTGCGCAAGGCCATCGACAGCATCCTGCGGCACCTCGACAAGGAGGTGGGCAGGTGCATGATGCTGACCAACGTGCAGATGTTGAACAAGGAGCCGGAGGACATGATCAC aggggaacggAAGCCAAAGATCGATCTCTTCAGGACGTGTGTCGCTGCGATCCCTCGTATCCTACCCGACGGCATGTCCAAGCTGGAGCTCATTGACCTGCTGGCTCG GCTGACAGTCCATATGGACGACGAGCTGCGGCTAATTGCCCAGAACtccctgcaaagcctgctgCTGGACTTCCCGGACTGGCGGGAGGATGTTCTGTTCGGCTTCACCAGCTTTGTGCTCCGGGAAGTGCAGGATACCCACCAAGGCCTACTGGACTCATCCCTCAAGCTGCTTCTGCAGCTGTTGACGCAGTGGAGGATGGCACTGCAGACACCCAGCAAGGCCCACGAGGCGGCCAGGGCCCGTTCTTCTGAG CTGCTGCAGTCGGGCCCCTCCAGTCAGGGCCCCCATGGTCTGGTCCTGCATGCTGTGGAAGGCCTGGCCCTTGTGCTGCTCTGCTCCTGTCAGACGGGCACCCGGAAGCTGGCCGTCACCATCCTCAAGGAGATCCGCTGCCTCTTCGCGACCATCGGACAGGCGGAA GACGATGACAAGCCCATGATTGAGGTCTTGGATCAGCTGAGCTCAGCGGCTTTGGAGAGCTTCGTCCACGTGACCGTGTCCGACTCG GCCAACTTGATGCTGGGCCACCAAGTGGACCTCCTGGGGCTGGTGGAGTGGAACGCCGTGCTGGTGAACAGCCCGTACGACGTGCGCAGCCCCTCGCACGTGTGGATCTTCGCCCAGTCGGTGAAGGACCCCTGGGTGCTGTGCCTGTACAGCTTCCTGCGCCAGGACGGCCTGCCCAAGCACTGCCCCACGGCGCTCAGCTACGCCTGGCCCTACGCCTTCacacgcctgcagctgctcaTGCCCCAGGTGGACCCCAC AAACCCTCTTTATGCCAAGAAAACAAGCTCAGCAAGTGGAGGGGACAACCTGGTGACCTTGTGGAGGAACTATCTTATCCTCTGCCTGGGCGTGGCCAAGCCCAGCATCATGAGTCCAGGACACCTGCGGGCTTCCATGCCTGAGATCACGGCCATCACACCCGACGGCAATGTCGGCTGTGACACCAAG GTGATCGGCATGCCCTCTGTGGCCTGCTTGCTGAAGCAGCTGGTCCTGCTGATGAGGGCAGAGAGCATCGAGGTCACCGAGTCACTGGTGCTGGGCTTGGGACGCACCAATACTCTGGTGTTCAG GGAGCTTATAGAGGAACTCCATCCCTTAATGAAGGAAGCTTTGGAACGAAGACCGGAG AACAAGAAACGCCGCGAGAGGCGAGATCTGCTGCGGCTGCAGCTTCTGAGGATTTTCGAGCTGCTGGCCGACGCTGGTGTCATAAGTGACAG CACCAACGGGGCCCTGGAGCGAGACAGCCTGGCCCTGGGGGCCCTCTTTCTGGAGTATGTCGATCTCACCCGCATGCTGCTGGAGGCCGAGAATGACAAAGACATGGACGTCCTCAAGGACATCCGGGCTCACTTCAGTGCCATGGTGGCGAACctcatccagtgtgtccccg TCCACCACCGGCGCTTCCTGTTCCCCCAGCAGAGTCTGAGGCATCACCTCTTCATCCTCTTCAGCCAATGGGCGGGGCCCTTCAGCGTCATGTTCACCCCGTTGGATCGTTACAGCGACCGGAACCACCAGATAACTCGATACCAGTACAGCGCCCTCAAG GCAATGTCAGCTGTCCTGTGCTGCGGACCTGTGTTCGACAATGTCGGTCTCTCTCCAGATGGCTACCTGTACAAGTGGCTGGATAATATCTTGGCCTGCCAGGACCTGAGG GTCCACCAATTAGGCTGTGAAGTGGTTATCTTACTGTTAGAGCTCAACCCAGACCAAGCAAACCTTTTCAATTGGGCCGTGGACCGCTGCTTCACTGGGTCCTACCATCTGGCCTCTGGCTGCTTCAAGGCCATTGCCACTGTTTGTGGGAGCAG AAATTACCCATGTGACCTGGTGACCCTGCTAAACCTGGTGCTTTTTAAGGCGTCTGACACCAACAGGGAGATCTATGAGATTTCCATGCAGCTAATGCAG ATTCTGGAAGCTAAACTGTCAGTGTACTCTAAGAGGCTCAAAGACCAGAAGTCCAGCAGCATCCTGTACGGTACCCATGGCCCCCTGGCTCCCCTCTACAGCATCTCCCTGTCCCAGctctccagccagctggccagAATGTACCCCCAGCTCACCTTGCCTCTTTTCTCAG AGGTCAGCCAGCGGTTTCCCACCACCCACCCCAACGGCCGCCAGATCATGCTCACCTATCTCCTACCGTGGCTGCACAACATTGAGCTGGTGGACAGTGGCCTGCTGCCCCAAGCCTCCCGGCCCTGCTCCCCCGAGGGGGGGGCAAGCAGCCGGCCTGGCAAGGAGGATCCCTCGCATCACTGGCTCAGGGGCAGCGGCTGGGGCTCCCTGCAGGCTACTTCGCTGGTGCTCAACAACCTGATGTTCATGACCGCCAAG tacggGGATGATATCCCGGGACCCGAGATGGAGAACGCCTGGAATGCACTGGTCAGCAACGACATGTGGGGAAGCAACCTGCGTACCGTGCTGCAGTTCCTGATCAGCCTGTGTGGCGTGAGCAGCGACACCCCTCTGCTGCCCTAC ATCAAGAAGGTGGTGGTTTACCTGTGTCGCAACAACACCATCCTCACCATGGAGGAGTTGGTGCTGGAGCTGCAGCAGACGGAACCAGTCAACCCCGTGGTGCTGCACTGTGACAACCCGCCCTTCTACCGCTTCGCGGCCAGCAACAAGTCCTCTGCTGCAGCGTCCG GTTCTACATCCAGCAATAACACGGTAGTGGTTGGCCAGGAGAGTTTTGTGGACGCGGATGAAATGAAAGTCACCAGAGAAAATGAGGACAA GTTCAGCAATAAGATCCGCGTGTATAACCGCTTGGAGTCCCGCTACAGCAACAGCTCTGGGGGGTCGTACGATGAGGAAAAGA ACGACCCGCTGCCCCCCTATGCCAGCTGGCTGATGACCGTGCTGGAGACCAACCAGCCACACCCGCTGCCCATGCCCACAAACGGGGGGTGCTGGGCGCCGCTGGTGGACTACCTGCCAGAGACCATCACTCCTCGGGGACCCCTGCACAG GTGTAACATCGCCGTGATCTTCATGACGGAGATGGTGGTCGACCACAGTGTGAGAGAAGACTGGGCCCTGCACCTTCCCCTGCTGCTCCATGCTCTCTTTCTGG GACTGGACCACTATCGACCAGAGGTGTTTGAGCACAGCAAGAGGCTGCTTCTCCACCTCCTCATCACATTGTCCTGCAACAACAACTTCCAGGTCATCGCTTCAGTCCTCCTGCTCACCAGAGAGATAACAGCGAGCAAGACCCTAACGTCCAGAGCCAGTTACCAGCCGGAATACCTCTGCACAG GAGGCTTCGACTTCCTGCGGGAGTGCCAGGCCTCCCCGGTGCCGGACTCGGGCCtcagctcctcctccacctcctccagcaTCAGCCTGGGCAGCAGCAGCGGAAACCTGCCGCAGACCTCGCAGGAGACGGACGACCTGGAGGAGTCGCCGGCCGAAGCTGACGAGAAGACCAACAAGCTCATGGAGTTCCTCACCACCAG GCCATTTGGACCACTGTGGTGCCATGAGGACATCACACCCAAGAACCAGAACTGCAAAAGCACCGAGCAGCTGTCAAACTTCCTTCGCCACATTTTGTCCGTGTTTAAAGAGTCCAAGTCAG ACTTCCACCTGGAGAAGCAGCTGAGTGACGTGGCTTTGCAGACGGCCCTGTATAGCTCCTCGCGGCATTACGCCGGACGCTCCTTCCAGATCTTCAGGGCCCTGCAGCAGCCGCTGTCGGCGCGCGCCGTCTCCGACCTCCTCTCTCGCCTCGTGGAGGTGGTGGGCGAGCATGGCGACGACATGCAG GGCTATGTGATGGAGGTCCTGCTCACGCTCGAGTCAGTGGTGGACAACTTGGCAGAGTGTTTGAAGAACAATGATCTGATGGCTGTCTTATCCAG GGCTGCCTCCCCAGACTTCCTGAGCAATGCAAAACTGAGGTCAAACAGAAAGAGTACAGGTCAGCTGGATCtgtaccagcagggggcaggcaTGAGCAGGGCAGAACGCGACCGCCACCAGCGCAGTTACTCCGTGCCCAAGAAGTTCGGAGAGGATGACCGGTTCTCGGATCCTCCGAGCAGCACCCCACTGGAGCGGATTCAGGCCAGTGGGCAGCTGGGCAGCCTGACGAAAGCCCACAGCCTCGCGTCCTGCAAGGACAGCGTCGGTGACCCGGCCAGCATCAACCACCCCTGCAACCTGCTGGCCACCATCTTTTGGGTGGCGGTGTCGCTGATGGAGTCCGACTTCGAGTTCGAGTACCAGATGGCCCTGCGCATGCTTCACAAGCTGCTGTCGCACATGCCGCTGGACCAGCCTGAGAACCGGGAGAagctggagaagctgcaggCCCAGCTGCAGTGGAACGGCTTCACGGGGCTCCAGCAGCTCCTGCTCAAGGGCTTCACCTCGGCGGCCACACTCGACCTCACGCTGCAGCTCTTCCGGCAGCTCACACCCGTGTCCCGCGTTCCCGTGGTGGACACCTCACAGGCCATAG GTTTCCCCTTGAATGTTCTGTGTCTGCTCCCTCACCTCGTCCAGCAGTTCGACACCCCAACTCTGTTCTGCAAAGATGTCGCTGAGAGAATAGCTCAG GTCTGCCTGGAAGAAAACAACACCAAGCTGGCAAACCTGGCCCATGTGATGACCCTGTACAAAACGCACTCCTATACCCGGGACAGCTTCTCCTGGGTCAGCGTGGTCTGCCGCTACTTGCATGAAGCCTTCTGTGACATTACCCTCAACATGGTCACCTACATGGCTGAG CTGTTGGAAAAGGGACTTCCCAGCATGCAGCAGTCCCTACTGCAGATTATCTACAGTCTGCTGAGTCACATGGACCTTGGCGGAGTCCAAGTTAAGCCTTTCAACATGGAGGTGCTCAAGACTATTGAGAAGTTTGTTCAG ACGCCACACTGGAAGGAGGCCCTGAACATCCTGAAGCTGGTGGTGTCCCGATCGGCCAGCCTAGTTCTGCCATCCTATACTCACGGAGACCTTTCCCACGTGGACGTCGGCCGAGTGTGGGATGGCTCATCCAAGGCCCTGCCGGGGAAGACGCTGGACTTCCACTTCGACATCTCGGAG ACACCAGTGATCGGCAGGCGCTACGATGACCTGCAAGGCTCCCCGGGACGAAACGGCAAGAGCAGGCCCGTCACAGTGACCCGCAGCACCTCCTCCACCTCATCGGGGTCCAACTCCAACAGCGTTCTGGTGCCGGTCAGCTGGAAACGGCCACAGCTGTCTCAG AAGAGGACTCGGGAGAAGCTGGTTAACGTGCTGTCCTTGTGCGGGCAGGAAGTGGGTCTGGCCAAGCACCCGTCG GTGATCTTCTCGTCCTGTGGGGAGCTGGACCTCCCTGATCATCAGCCCAGCCTGGTTTCCTCCGAGGACGGGGCGCGTGAACCAGACAACATGGACGACACCACTTCCGAGCAGCAGTTCCGTGTCTTCAGGGACTTTGACTTCCTAGACGTGGAGCTGGAGGATGGAGAG GGCGAGAGCGTGGACAATTTTAACTGGGGAGCACGGCGACGCTCCATGGACAGCCTGGACCAAGGCGACTCGCTGCCACCGCTGGAGGAACGCCAGCACTTGGGCAGCATGCCCAGCCTGGGCCAGCCCGCCCCCGAAGACTCTGACGAGTCATCGGAGGCAGAGTCGCTAACGGCTAGCCAGATCCTCTCTCACTCGCAAATC CGACAGTCTGCAAGGACTCTTGCTGTATTCCGGCAGATCATGAACCTCTCCCCCACTGAAGAGGCCAGTCACACGGACTCTCTGTCCACCTCCTTTGACACAACGTCAGCCGAGCCTCTCTCCCTGAACACTCGGACTCCCAGTCTGGAAATCTCTCCACCGGAAGACCTGAACCAGCCG ACTGATGTGTCCGGGGACGATGACGACACCAATGCCCACGAGGATGGCCTCTCGCTCTCCATCAGTGACCTCGTACCTGGCTTCCATGGTGGCACCAGCATCGTGTTGGATATGGGATGTGGGGAGCAAGACCTGGACCCAGGCCTTCTAACCAG CCTGGCCGAGGAGGACAAAGACGAGCTGCTGGAGTCGCGCTCCTCGCCGCTGCCGTCTCCGTTCTTCTCCGCCATCCTGGCTGCGTTCCAGCCGGCCGCATGCGATGACGCAGAGGAGGCCTGGCGCTGCCACATAAACCAGCTGGCGTCCGACATGGACGGCTCCTGTGCTGCCTACACCTTCCACATCTTCTCCTCACTTTTCCAG AACATTCAGAAGAAATTCTGCTCGCTAACCTGTGATGCTGCTGGTTACCTTGGTGACAGCCTACGGGGTATAGGGGCCAAGTTTGTGAGGTCATCCCAAATGCTGACATGCTCTGAGTGCCCCACACTCTTTGTAGATGCTGACACT ATCATCTCATATGGGttactggagaagctgaagttcAGTGTCTTGGAGCTTCAGGAGTACCTGGACACTTACAATAACAGAAAAGAGGCTGCAGTATCT TGGTTACGAAACTGCAAGGCCAGCTTCCCCAAGGCCTCAGGGAACAGAGTGATTACCTGCCAACCAAGGGATTCAGAAGAAAAG CAACTGGAGTTGTGTCAAAGGCTGTACAAGCTCCACTTCCAGTTGCTGCTGCTCTTTCAGTCTTACTGTAAGCTGATTGGTCAGGTTTACGCCATCAGCTCTGTTCCAGAG CTGTTGAACATGTCCCAGGAGCTGAGTGACTTAAAGAGCAATTTAAGAGCTGCAGCTGCATCTGTAGTTGCCAAAGAGAGCCCTTCACTGGACCCCATTTTCAGCTCCTCTGAGGCAGCCGTGCAGGCCGTCCTGGAAAGCCTGAAAAACAATCAGCTCACAGCCACCATCCAATACATCCGTCACTGCAG GAGGACTTGGCCCAATGACATCTTTGGCAGCAATTCTGAAGACGAGGTCCAGACCCTGCTGAATATCTATTTCCGCCACCAAACACTGGGCCAGACTGGCACCTTCGCCCTGGTGGGCTCTGACCAAGACATGTCACACATCTGTGTCAAGTTGATGGAGCTCAATAGCGAGATAAGGGACATGATCCATCAGGCCCAGGGCTACAGAGTCGTTGGTACCTACCTCCCAGATTCCAGCGTGTCAGGCACTAGTCTTTAA